One part of the Candidatus Borreliella tachyglossi genome encodes these proteins:
- a CDS encoding DUF58 domain-containing protein, with the protein MQYDRESNTSIKTKIKALKFFSRKMLLELNFGGYRSIFKGLGLEFHEFRPYEESDDARFIDWNVSSKTDSIFSKVFKEDKGMNLHLLVDNSLSMSLGSVTNKKEIQDLLVSIFAHMAFFNNDKIGITFFSRETDKFIPSRKGHAHLGLILNETINRKLKRGSNLTYIFKNTAEYYKKRSLIIIISDFKASDYFKSLTVLSKRHNIIAVRLTDFFDENLPQYGVLTYEDIETGENFLASGFSKTILDNYKNYWTLDKIKWRKECVKRSINFIEISTQDDVFRKLKSLLKKENKA; encoded by the coding sequence ATGCAATATGATCGTGAATCAAATACTAGTATTAAGACTAAAATAAAAGCTTTAAAGTTTTTTTCAAGAAAGATGCTCTTAGAGCTTAATTTTGGCGGATATCGTTCGATTTTCAAGGGTCTTGGGCTTGAATTCCATGAGTTTAGACCCTATGAGGAATCTGATGATGCTAGATTTATTGATTGGAATGTTAGTTCTAAGACGGATAGCATATTTTCAAAGGTTTTCAAGGAAGATAAGGGGATGAATCTTCATCTTCTCGTTGATAATTCACTTTCGATGAGTTTGGGAAGTGTGACTAATAAAAAAGAGATTCAGGATTTGTTAGTTTCTATTTTTGCGCATATGGCATTTTTCAATAATGACAAGATAGGTATCACTTTTTTTTCAAGAGAAACGGATAAGTTTATTCCTTCTAGAAAAGGGCATGCACACTTAGGATTAATTTTAAATGAAACAATAAATAGAAAGCTTAAGAGGGGTAGTAATTTAACTTATATATTTAAAAATACAGCTGAATATTATAAGAAAAGGTCTTTAATTATCATTATTTCAGATTTTAAAGCTAGTGATTATTTTAAGTCTTTAACTGTTCTCAGTAAACGTCATAATATTATTGCAGTAAGGCTTACAGATTTTTTTGATGAAAATCTTCCTCAATATGGGGTTTTAACTTATGAAGACATTGAAACAGGTGAAAATTTTTTGGCTTCAGGATTTAGTAAAACGATATTGGATAATTATAAAAATTATTGGACATTAGATAAAATAAAATGGAGAAAAGAGTGCGTAAAGAGAAGTATTAATTTTATAGAGATTAGTACACAAGATGATGTTTTCAGAAAGCTAAAGAGTCTTTTAAAAAAGGAGAACAAAGCTTGA